The DNA region GCAAGGCTCGCGAGGTAGAGGAAGTCTTCGTCCTTGCTGACCACGATCCGCTCCTCGGCGACCGCGTGAAGCCACAACTCGCGATCATCGAGTCGCTCGAGACCGGCGTCTGCGACGTGCACCGCGTCGTGCCCCTGATCACGGAGCCATGAAGCCAAGGCCGGAGGCTACTGGTTGTCGACCAGAAGCCTCATGCCACCTCAACAACGACATGATTGCTCTGCCGCGCCGCGTAGGCGATCGCAGCGAGAATGTCCTCCCGCTCGAGGCAGGGATAATCCCCGAGGATCTCCTCGTACGTCGCCCCGTTGGCGAGCAGTTCGAGGACATCGCAGACACGGATGCGCATGCCCCGGATGCACGGTTTCCCACCGCATTTCCCCGGTTCGATCGTGATGCGGGAGTGGGCCGATGCCGTTGACATTCTCCAATCATACCGCCGCCCACTTCCCGCAGCCACGCAGTCGCCGGAGAAGCCGGGCAAGTTCCTGCGGCAAAACGGCTTGGAGACCACTACCGTTCATCGCTCCCGGAAGGTGCCACGGCGAGCGGCAGCCACATCCGCGCGCCGCGCGATCCAGCGACGAGCCCTCGGAGCCAGGCCCGGTCTTCCCGTTCCGCGGGGCGCGACCGCGAGCAGCCGGCTAGTTTTTTTGGTCCATCCGGCATTTCCGTGGGTCATCGCGGCGGGCGCAGCCTCCGCTCGGTCTCTGCAGAGGGGAATGCCGGCATG from Planctomycetota bacterium includes:
- a CDS encoding DUF433 domain-containing protein — its product is MSTASAHSRITIEPGKCGGKPCIRGMRIRVCDVLELLANGATYEEILGDYPCLEREDILAAIAYAARQSNHVVVEVA